A section of the Rhizomicrobium sp. genome encodes:
- a CDS encoding GNAT family N-acetyltransferase, with the protein MTLTIRPARPDEAEALSALCKRAKAHWGYDAQFMRLSDAALTIAPALIETGRVLVAEDDGGGLAGMTSLAPLHGDVWDLLHMFVEPAAIGTGAGRLLFGAIAKKARGFGGTVLSIQSDPHAEGFYLRLGARRCGEAPSESVPGRMLPMLEYDLRRD; encoded by the coding sequence ATGACGCTGACAATCCGCCCTGCCCGGCCGGACGAAGCCGAGGCGCTGAGCGCCTTGTGCAAGCGCGCCAAGGCGCATTGGGGCTATGACGCGCAGTTCATGCGCCTGTCGGACGCCGCGCTGACCATCGCGCCGGCGCTGATCGAGACCGGGCGCGTGCTGGTGGCGGAAGACGACGGCGGCGGGCTGGCGGGCATGACCTCGCTCGCGCCGCTGCACGGCGATGTGTGGGACCTGCTGCACATGTTCGTGGAACCGGCGGCGATCGGGACCGGCGCGGGACGGCTCCTGTTCGGCGCGATCGCCAAGAAGGCGCGCGGTTTCGGCGGAACCGTGCTGTCGATCCAATCCGATCCGCATGCGGAGGGTTTCTACCTGCGCCTCGGCGCGCGGCGCTGCGGCGAGGCGCCGTCCGAGTCCGTTCCGGGACGCATGCTGCCGATGCTGGAATACGACCTGCGGCGCGACTAG
- a CDS encoding DUF1153 domain-containing protein, producing MASIHRIADKSHPSPVTMAAFELPEPRTKRWVPRRKAQVVAAVQGGALSLDEACSRYALTVEEFLSWQRAIDKFGLAGLRATHAQDYRSGGR from the coding sequence ATGGCATCCATCCACCGCATCGCCGACAAGAGCCACCCCTCGCCCGTGACGATGGCGGCGTTCGAGCTGCCGGAACCCAGAACCAAGCGCTGGGTGCCGCGGCGCAAGGCGCAGGTCGTGGCCGCGGTGCAGGGCGGCGCGCTCAGCCTCGACGAAGCATGCAGCCGCTACGCCCTGACGGTGGAGGAATTCCTGTCCTGGCAGCGCGCGATCGACAAATTCGGCCTCGCCGGCCTGCGCGCGACGCATGCGCAGGATTACCGCTCCGGCGGGCGCTAG
- a CDS encoding aspartate/glutamate racemase family protein: MKTIGMLGGMSWESSAVYYRLLNREVQARVGGVASAKTILHSFDFGEIAVLQRTGAWDDANRRMAEAAQGLERAGADFVIMCCNTMHCATDAIERVVRVPFLHIADPLGAAIDRARMRRVALLGSSHTMEQDGILLGRLKGRYGLDVIVPEGEDAAEVSRVIYDELVRGRFLEASRATYREIIARLVARGAEGVILGCTELPMLVLPEDSAVPLFDTTTLHAMAAVDRALA; this comes from the coding sequence ATGAAAACCATCGGCATGCTCGGCGGGATGAGCTGGGAGTCCTCCGCCGTCTACTACCGGCTCCTCAACCGCGAAGTGCAGGCCCGCGTCGGCGGCGTCGCCTCCGCGAAGACCATCCTGCACTCCTTCGATTTCGGCGAGATCGCCGTCCTGCAGCGGACCGGCGCCTGGGACGACGCCAACCGGCGCATGGCGGAGGCCGCGCAGGGGCTCGAGCGCGCCGGCGCCGACTTCGTCATCATGTGCTGCAACACCATGCACTGTGCCACGGACGCCATCGAACGGGTGGTCCGCGTTCCCTTCCTGCACATCGCCGATCCGCTCGGCGCCGCGATCGACCGCGCCCGCATGCGCCGCGTCGCGCTTCTGGGTTCCAGCCATACGATGGAGCAGGACGGCATCCTGCTCGGGCGCCTGAAGGGCCGCTACGGCCTCGACGTCATCGTGCCCGAAGGCGAAGACGCCGCCGAAGTCAGCCGCGTGATCTATGACGAGCTCGTACGCGGCCGTTTTCTGGAAGCATCGCGCGCGACATACCGTGAAATCATCGCGCGGCTGGTGGCGCGGGGCGCGGAAGGCGTGATCCTGGGCTGCACCGAGCTGCCGATGCTCGTCCTGCCGGAGGATTCCGCCGTTCCGCTGTTCGACACCACGACGCTGCACGCCATGGCGGCGGTCGACCGCGCGCTCGCCTAG
- a CDS encoding IS110 family transposase, which translates to MQVSTIGLDIAKSVFQVHGVDGAGAVVVRQRLARSRVLAFFERLPPCLIGIEACGTAHHWARQLTALGHEVRLMPAHYVKPYVKRQKNDAADAEAICEAVTRPTMRFVPIKTPQAQALALVHRVRTQLVGQRTAMLNALRAGLAEFGIVSAQGQRGANEILKIAQAGDARIPELARDVYAMMAAAIRAVEARLVGLDRKIAADTETNEACKRLRTIPGVGPITASTVTALAGDVSRFASGRDFAAWVGLTPKQDSSGGKTRLGRITKAGDRTLRTLFVMGAFAMIRRARTDPEKASPWLLSLLGRRPALVAAVALANKMARIVWAILVKGGTYRRPLTA; encoded by the coding sequence ATGCAAGTTAGCACGATCGGATTGGATATTGCGAAGTCGGTGTTTCAGGTACACGGCGTTGATGGCGCCGGCGCCGTGGTCGTTCGTCAGCGCCTGGCGCGCAGCCGGGTTCTCGCGTTCTTCGAGCGGCTCCCGCCCTGCCTGATAGGGATCGAAGCGTGCGGCACGGCCCACCATTGGGCACGGCAGCTCACGGCGCTGGGCCACGAGGTGCGGCTGATGCCGGCGCACTATGTGAAGCCTTATGTGAAGCGGCAGAAGAACGACGCCGCCGATGCCGAGGCGATCTGCGAGGCGGTGACGCGGCCGACCATGCGGTTCGTGCCGATCAAGACGCCGCAGGCCCAGGCTTTGGCATTGGTCCATCGGGTCCGCACCCAGCTGGTGGGCCAGCGTACCGCCATGCTCAATGCCCTTCGAGCCGGTCTGGCCGAGTTCGGCATCGTGTCCGCGCAAGGGCAACGCGGCGCCAACGAGATCCTCAAGATCGCCCAGGCCGGCGACGCCCGCATTCCGGAGCTTGCGCGCGATGTCTACGCCATGATGGCCGCTGCCATCCGAGCCGTCGAGGCGCGCCTCGTCGGCCTCGACCGCAAGATCGCCGCCGACACCGAGACGAACGAAGCCTGCAAACGCTTGCGCACGATCCCGGGCGTCGGACCGATCACCGCCAGCACGGTCACGGCGTTGGCAGGCGATGTCTCGCGCTTCGCCTCGGGCCGCGATTTCGCCGCCTGGGTCGGGTTGACGCCCAAACAGGACTCCTCCGGCGGAAAGACCAGGCTCGGCCGCATCACCAAGGCCGGCGACCGGACCTTGAGGACCCTCTTCGTGATGGGTGCCTTTGCCATGATCCGGCGCGCACGGACCGATCCCGAAAAGGCCTCGCCCTGGCTGCTCTCGCTGCTCGGCCGCAGGCCGGCACTCGTCGCCGCCGTCGCCCTCGCCAACAAAATGGCCCGTATCGTCTGGGCGATCCTGGTCAAAGGCGGAACCTACCGCAGGCCCCTCACCGCATAG
- a CDS encoding SDR family oxidoreductase, with protein MDRLKDKIAIVTGAASGIGRGTVELFVAEGARVLAADISDEQGRELERRFNGQVKFHHCDVTSEDDIKSTMQAAKDHFGGIDILFNNAGAGGSPNTIEDMTGEAWDRSMNLLLRSVALGTRYAIPFLKARGGGSVINTASVAALQAGYGPLAYSVAKAGVIHLTTVSAAQLGRAKIRVNAICPGLILTGIFSAGARAMGADEQAVAAINEGLKAQAPDTQPIPKAGLPADIARACLYFASDDSEFVTGTHIVVDGGLTTGPRQAWDPEEQARRMAQRAASQKAN; from the coding sequence ATGGATCGCCTGAAAGACAAGATCGCCATCGTCACCGGCGCCGCCTCCGGCATCGGGCGCGGGACCGTCGAGCTGTTCGTCGCCGAAGGCGCCCGCGTGCTCGCCGCCGACATTTCGGACGAGCAGGGCCGCGAACTGGAGCGCCGCTTCAACGGCCAAGTGAAGTTCCACCATTGCGACGTCACCAGCGAGGACGACATCAAGTCGACCATGCAGGCGGCCAAGGACCATTTCGGCGGCATCGACATCCTGTTCAACAATGCCGGCGCGGGCGGCAGTCCCAACACCATCGAGGACATGACGGGCGAGGCCTGGGACCGCTCGATGAACCTTCTGCTGCGCTCGGTCGCGCTCGGCACCCGCTATGCCATCCCGTTCCTCAAAGCGCGCGGCGGCGGATCGGTCATCAACACCGCCTCGGTCGCGGCGCTCCAGGCCGGATACGGGCCGCTGGCCTATTCCGTCGCCAAGGCGGGCGTCATCCATCTCACCACGGTGAGCGCGGCGCAGCTCGGGCGCGCCAAGATCCGCGTCAACGCGATCTGTCCGGGGCTGATCCTGACCGGCATCTTCAGCGCCGGTGCCCGTGCGATGGGCGCCGACGAGCAGGCGGTCGCGGCGATCAACGAAGGCCTGAAGGCACAGGCACCCGACACGCAGCCAATCCCGAAGGCCGGCCTTCCCGCCGACATCGCGAGGGCCTGCCTCTATTTCGCGTCGGACGATTCCGAATTCGTCACCGGCACGCATATCGTGGTCGATGGCGGGCTGACGACCGGGCCGCGCCAGGCCTGGGACCCGGAGGAACAGGCGCGGCGGATGGCGCAGCGCGCCGCGTCGCAGAAGGCGAATTAG
- a CDS encoding lytic transglycosylase domain-containing protein: MSFGDLRAFGSGAAPRLAAVVLAAAASSSSIGGDGRSPPRAPVAPLRVVLQAKPAGPAKPVAPARPPSAFARESALSYKELMDRWDPDIRRASRRFAVPDLWIRAVMTIESGGRTMMAENAPITSSAGAMGLMQIMPKTWHRMRRQYGLGNDPYDPHDNIMAGAAYLHELDEIYGYPGLFAAYNDGPGMLEAHRRLRQMMPEETTAYVWNIASILSTGARLPPRRAEDAVDPAPADPAPGPVASIRIKRQRPPADENDEDYDEH; this comes from the coding sequence ATGTCGTTTGGAGACCTGCGAGCGTTCGGCAGCGGCGCCGCCCCCCGCCTTGCGGCGGTCGTGCTGGCGGCCGCCGCCTCGTCGTCGTCGATCGGCGGCGACGGACGATCACCGCCGCGCGCGCCCGTCGCGCCCCTTCGCGTCGTGCTCCAGGCCAAGCCTGCCGGACCCGCCAAGCCCGTCGCGCCGGCACGCCCGCCCTCGGCTTTCGCGCGAGAATCCGCGCTGAGCTACAAGGAGCTGATGGACCGCTGGGATCCGGACATCCGGCGCGCTTCGCGGCGCTTTGCCGTTCCCGACCTCTGGATCCGGGCCGTGATGACGATCGAGAGCGGCGGCCGCACCATGATGGCCGAGAATGCCCCGATCACGTCGAGCGCCGGCGCCATGGGCCTGATGCAGATCATGCCCAAGACCTGGCATCGGATGCGGCGCCAATACGGCCTGGGCAACGATCCCTACGACCCGCACGACAACATCATGGCCGGCGCGGCCTATCTGCACGAGCTCGACGAGATCTACGGCTATCCGGGGCTGTTCGCGGCCTATAATGACGGGCCGGGCATGCTGGAGGCGCATCGCCGGCTGCGCCAGATGATGCCGGAGGAAACGACGGCCTATGTCTGGAACATCGCGAGCATCCTCAGCACGGGCGCGCGGTTGCCGCCGCGCAGGGCGGAGGACGCGGTCGATCCTGCGCCCGCCGACCCCGCGCCCGGCCCGGTCGCCTCGATCCGGATAAAGCGGCAGCGCCCCCCGGCGGACGAGAACGACGAGGATTATGACGAGCATTAG
- the arfB gene encoding alternative ribosome rescue aminoacyl-tRNA hydrolase ArfB — protein sequence MATELKVTGAIAIPESELEEQFILSSGAGGQNVNKVASAVQLRFDALHSPSLPDDVRVRLLKLAGHRLTKDGVLIVTARESRDQIRNREIARQRLAELIRRATVVPKKRKPTKPSRAAKERRIESKKHRGRTKQQRADWRGDR from the coding sequence ATGGCCACCGAACTCAAAGTCACCGGCGCGATCGCGATCCCCGAATCCGAACTGGAGGAGCAATTCATCCTGTCCTCCGGCGCGGGCGGGCAGAACGTCAACAAGGTGGCGAGCGCCGTGCAGCTCCGCTTCGACGCGCTCCACAGCCCGAGCCTGCCCGACGATGTGCGCGTGCGCCTCTTGAAGCTCGCCGGCCATCGGCTGACCAAGGACGGCGTGCTGATCGTCACCGCGCGCGAATCCCGCGACCAAATCCGCAACCGCGAGATCGCGCGGCAGCGCCTCGCCGAACTGATCCGCCGCGCCACCGTCGTGCCGAAGAAGCGCAAGCCCACCAAGCCCAGCCGCGCCGCCAAGGAACGCCGCATCGAATCGAAGAAGCACCGCGGCCGGACCAAGCAGCAGCGCGCCGATTGGCGCGGCGACCGCTAG
- a CDS encoding class I adenylate-forming enzyme family protein has translation MTLPPNWPAMSLKDATAALTAPGARFEMDTVTIRGIPTRVWKNCPPTNKEVFLAGRMYGDREFLIYEDDRCTYETFARAALALAAQLEKDGVKKGDRVAIIMRNLPEWTVAFYAAELVGAIVTPLNAWWTGPELEYGLVDSGTKIAFVDAERLERISEHLVNCPDLKKIYVSRYADDLPHTIVVRLEDTIGRVNDWGSLPPGEMPKVELHPDDDATILYTSGTTGRPKGALGTHRNMCSNIMAAGFAAARSFLRRGEAPPVFANPLDAPQRATLLSVPFFHATGCFAVLGPTVVSGGKIVLMRRFDAEKAMALIEKEKINSAGGVPTIAWQILEHPNRHKYDLSSLEAMAYGGAPSAPELVKQIKQNWPKSAAGNGWGMTETSATCTTHSGEDYENRPTSCGPPVAVCDLKIMNVEGTEDLPAGEVGELWARGPNIVKCYWNKPEATAATFVDGWVKTGDLARLDEEGFCYIIDRAKDMLIRGGENIYCIEVENVLYDHPAVMDAALVPVPHKQLGEEPGAVVHLKPGMHTTEEELRQFVAGKLAAFKVPVKVVFWPETLPRNANGKILKTELKKIFANPQ, from the coding sequence ATGACCCTTCCGCCCAACTGGCCCGCCATGTCCCTCAAGGACGCCACCGCCGCGCTCACCGCGCCGGGCGCCCGCTTCGAGATGGACACCGTCACCATCCGCGGCATTCCCACCCGCGTATGGAAGAACTGCCCGCCGACCAACAAGGAGGTCTTCCTCGCCGGCCGGATGTATGGCGACCGCGAATTCCTCATTTACGAAGACGACCGCTGCACCTACGAGACCTTCGCGCGCGCCGCGCTGGCGCTGGCGGCGCAGCTCGAGAAGGACGGCGTCAAGAAGGGCGACCGCGTCGCCATCATCATGCGCAACCTGCCCGAATGGACGGTCGCGTTCTACGCCGCCGAGCTGGTCGGCGCGATCGTCACGCCGCTCAACGCGTGGTGGACCGGACCCGAGCTGGAATACGGCCTGGTCGATTCCGGAACGAAGATCGCCTTCGTCGACGCCGAGCGCCTCGAGCGCATCTCCGAGCATCTGGTGAACTGCCCGGACCTCAAGAAGATCTATGTCAGCCGCTATGCCGACGACCTGCCGCACACCATCGTCGTGCGCCTGGAAGACACGATCGGCCGCGTCAACGACTGGGGCAGCCTGCCGCCCGGCGAAATGCCCAAGGTCGAGCTTCATCCCGACGACGACGCGACGATCCTCTACACTTCGGGCACCACGGGGCGCCCGAAGGGCGCGCTCGGCACCCATCGCAACATGTGCTCCAACATCATGGCGGCCGGCTTCGCCGCCGCGCGCAGCTTCCTGCGCCGGGGCGAGGCGCCGCCGGTGTTCGCCAACCCGCTTGACGCGCCGCAGCGCGCCACGCTGCTCTCCGTGCCGTTCTTCCACGCGACGGGCTGCTTCGCCGTGCTCGGACCGACGGTGGTCAGCGGCGGCAAGATCGTGCTGATGCGCCGCTTCGACGCCGAGAAGGCGATGGCGCTGATCGAGAAGGAGAAGATCAACAGCGCCGGCGGCGTGCCGACCATCGCCTGGCAGATTCTCGAACACCCCAACCGGCACAAATACGATCTCTCCTCGCTGGAGGCGATGGCCTATGGCGGCGCGCCCTCGGCGCCCGAGTTGGTGAAACAGATCAAGCAGAACTGGCCGAAATCGGCGGCCGGCAATGGCTGGGGCATGACCGAGACCTCGGCCACCTGCACCACCCATTCGGGCGAGGATTACGAGAACCGCCCGACCTCCTGCGGCCCGCCGGTCGCGGTGTGCGATCTCAAGATCATGAACGTCGAAGGCACCGAGGACCTGCCGGCCGGCGAGGTCGGCGAATTGTGGGCGCGCGGCCCCAACATCGTGAAGTGCTACTGGAACAAGCCGGAAGCGACGGCGGCGACCTTCGTCGACGGCTGGGTAAAGACCGGCGATCTGGCGCGCCTCGACGAGGAAGGCTTCTGCTACATCATCGACCGCGCCAAGGACATGCTGATCCGCGGCGGCGAGAACATCTACTGCATCGAGGTCGAGAACGTGCTCTACGACCATCCCGCCGTGATGGACGCGGCGCTGGTGCCGGTGCCGCACAAGCAGCTCGGCGAGGAGCCCGGCGCGGTGGTGCATCTGAAGCCCGGCATGCACACGACGGAGGAGGAGCTTCGCCAGTTCGTCGCCGGCAAGCTCGCGGCGTTCAAGGTGCCGGTGAAGGTGGTGTTCTGGCCCGAAACCCTGCCGCGCAACGCCAACGGCAAAATCCTGAAGACCGAGCTCAAGAAGATCTTCGCCAACCCGCAATAG
- a CDS encoding fatty acid desaturase, which translates to MSDTENPAAEPAAAEWICILARYREPNGLRSTFELIVTAVPFVALWALAWAAWEYGFGFVSLLLAVPTAAFLVRLFMIQHDCGHGAFFRHRLANDWVGRVIGVLTLTPYDAWKRSHSIHHGTSGNLDKRGIGDLQTLTVGEYRALTPFRRLGYRLYRNPVILFGFGPIYMFGWRHRFPIGTKLANWRGWISPMATNLGIAAVVVGAMWLVGWKTFLLTQVPITLIAGSIGIWLFFIQHQFDDTVWAENGRWNVHEAALRGSSYYVLPRVLNWFTANIGIHHVHHLYARIPFYRLPQVLRDQIRLAEVSRVSLLESVRCARLALWDDCQQRLITFREARRLPR; encoded by the coding sequence TTGTCAGACACCGAAAATCCCGCTGCCGAGCCGGCCGCGGCGGAATGGATTTGCATCCTCGCGCGCTATCGCGAGCCCAACGGCCTGCGCAGCACCTTCGAATTGATCGTCACCGCCGTGCCCTTCGTGGCGTTGTGGGCGCTGGCCTGGGCCGCCTGGGAATACGGTTTCGGCTTCGTTTCGCTCCTGCTCGCCGTGCCGACCGCCGCCTTCCTGGTGCGGCTGTTCATGATCCAGCACGATTGCGGCCATGGCGCTTTCTTCCGTCACCGGCTCGCCAATGATTGGGTCGGGCGCGTCATCGGCGTGCTCACGCTGACGCCCTACGACGCCTGGAAGCGCTCGCATTCGATCCATCACGGCACCTCGGGCAATCTCGACAAGCGCGGCATCGGCGACCTGCAGACGCTGACGGTCGGCGAATACCGCGCCCTGACGCCGTTCCGCCGGCTCGGCTACCGGCTCTACCGCAACCCCGTCATCCTGTTCGGCTTCGGCCCGATCTACATGTTCGGCTGGCGCCATCGTTTCCCGATCGGCACCAAGCTCGCCAATTGGCGCGGCTGGATCAGCCCGATGGCGACCAATCTCGGCATCGCCGCGGTGGTGGTCGGCGCGATGTGGCTGGTCGGCTGGAAGACCTTCCTCCTGACCCAGGTCCCCATCACCCTGATCGCCGGCTCCATCGGCATCTGGCTGTTTTTCATCCAGCACCAGTTCGACGACACGGTGTGGGCCGAAAACGGCCGGTGGAACGTGCACGAGGCGGCGCTGCGCGGCAGTTCCTACTATGTGCTGCCGCGTGTGCTGAACTGGTTCACGGCGAATATCGGCATCCACCACGTGCACCATCTCTACGCGCGCATCCCGTTCTACCGGTTGCCGCAGGTGCTGCGCGACCAGATAAGGCTGGCCGAGGTCAGCCGGGTCTCGCTCCTGGAGAGCGTGCGCTGCGCCCGGCTTGCGCTGTGGGACGATTGCCAGCAGCGGCTGATCACCTTCCGCGAAGCCCGCCGCCTGCCGCGTTAG
- a CDS encoding serine hydrolase domain-containing protein, which translates to MAKPESVGLSSKRLETLHSRMKEIYVDTGLLSGFQTQIWRRGTLAHESVAGSMDLERNKPWREDAIVRIYSMTKPITAVALMMLVEEGRIGLDDAVHTHIPSWKNLRVYASGIPSLVADTSGQFITLPCERPMKVVDLVTHTSGLTYGFMSRTAVDAEYRRQRIGDPKTPGGLDGFIEQLSKIPLDFSPGKAWNYSVAIDVMGYLVQKLSGVTFGEFLRTRIFEPLGMHDTAFSVPGAKIDRFASCYMPKQGGGLRLQDDAGKSTYAEPPKFEGGGGGLVSTAHDYMRFCRMMLGGGTLDGVQILSPKTVEMFSLNLLPGGKQLTDLAAGEGLFTEAGYNGIGFSIGCGVTLNPALTRIPGSVGEYFWGGAASTAFWIDPKEDLAVVFMTQVMGTDARLTLRRDLRTLAYSAMTERSA; encoded by the coding sequence ATGGCCAAACCGGAAAGCGTGGGACTGTCGTCGAAGCGGCTCGAGACGCTGCACAGCCGCATGAAGGAAATCTATGTCGACACCGGCCTCTTGTCCGGTTTCCAGACGCAGATCTGGCGGCGCGGCACGCTGGCGCATGAAAGCGTGGCCGGATCGATGGATCTGGAGCGGAACAAGCCGTGGCGCGAGGACGCCATCGTGCGCATCTATTCCATGACCAAGCCGATCACCGCCGTGGCGCTGATGATGCTGGTCGAGGAGGGGCGCATCGGCCTGGACGACGCGGTGCACACGCACATCCCGTCCTGGAAGAACCTGCGCGTCTATGCGAGCGGCATTCCGAGCCTGGTCGCCGACACTTCGGGCCAGTTCATCACCCTGCCCTGCGAGCGGCCGATGAAGGTGGTGGACCTCGTCACCCACACCTCGGGGCTGACCTACGGCTTCATGTCGCGCACCGCGGTGGACGCGGAATACCGCCGCCAGAGGATCGGCGATCCGAAGACGCCGGGCGGGCTCGACGGCTTCATCGAGCAGCTTTCCAAGATCCCGCTCGATTTCTCGCCCGGCAAGGCCTGGAACTATTCCGTGGCGATCGACGTCATGGGCTATCTGGTCCAGAAGCTGTCGGGCGTGACGTTCGGGGAATTTCTCCGTACACGGATTTTTGAGCCGCTCGGGATGCACGACACCGCGTTCTCGGTGCCGGGCGCCAAGATCGACCGCTTCGCGTCCTGCTACATGCCCAAACAGGGCGGCGGCCTGCGCCTGCAGGACGATGCCGGCAAATCGACCTATGCCGAGCCGCCCAAATTCGAAGGCGGCGGCGGCGGCCTCGTCTCCACGGCGCACGACTACATGCGTTTCTGCCGCATGATGCTGGGCGGCGGCACGCTGGACGGCGTGCAGATTCTTTCCCCAAAGACGGTCGAGATGTTCTCGCTCAATCTTCTGCCGGGCGGCAAGCAGCTGACCGACCTCGCGGCGGGCGAAGGCCTCTTCACCGAGGCCGGCTATAACGGCATCGGCTTCTCCATCGGCTGCGGCGTGACGCTGAACCCGGCGCTGACCCGCATCCCCGGCTCGGTCGGCGAATATTTCTGGGGCGGCGCCGCCTCGACCGCGTTCTGGATCGATCCCAAGGAGGACCTTGCGGTTGTGTTCATGACCCAGGTGATGGGCACCGACGCGCGGCTGACGCTCAGGCGGGACCTTCGGACGCTGGCCTATTCGGCGATGACGGAGCGCAGTGCCTAG
- a CDS encoding D-glycerate dehydrogenase, translating to MPAKKPLVIVTRKLPDAIETRMRELFDARLNLDDKPMGQAELIEAVQKADVLVPTVTDRIDSKVIVRAGPNLKLIANFGTGVDNIDVKTALDKGIVVTNTPGVLTEDTADMTMALILAVPRRLVEGVKELEDDHFKGWSPNWMLGHRIYGKRLGIVGMGRIGQAVARRARAFGLQIHYHNRKPVHPDIEHELEATYWESLDQMLARMDIVSINCPHTPATYHLLSARRLKLMKPQAYIVNTARGEVIDENTLARMLEAGQLSGAGLDVFEHEPAVNPKLLKLKNVVLLPHMGSATMEGRIDMGEKVIINIKTFVDGHKPPDRVIPAML from the coding sequence ATGCCCGCGAAAAAGCCGCTCGTCATCGTCACGCGCAAGCTGCCCGACGCGATCGAGACGCGCATGCGCGAGCTGTTCGACGCGCGGCTGAACCTCGACGACAAGCCGATGGGCCAGGCCGAGCTGATCGAGGCGGTGCAGAAGGCCGACGTGCTGGTGCCGACCGTCACCGACCGGATCGATTCCAAGGTCATCGTGCGGGCCGGCCCCAATCTGAAGCTGATCGCCAATTTCGGCACCGGCGTCGACAATATCGACGTCAAGACCGCGCTCGACAAAGGCATCGTCGTCACCAACACGCCGGGCGTGCTGACCGAAGATACCGCCGACATGACCATGGCGCTGATCCTCGCCGTGCCGCGCCGGCTGGTGGAGGGCGTCAAGGAGCTGGAGGACGACCACTTCAAGGGCTGGTCGCCGAACTGGATGCTCGGCCACCGCATCTACGGCAAAAGGCTGGGCATCGTCGGCATGGGGCGGATCGGCCAGGCGGTGGCGCGGCGGGCGCGCGCCTTCGGGCTGCAGATCCATTATCACAACCGCAAGCCCGTTCATCCCGACATCGAGCACGAGCTGGAGGCGACCTATTGGGAGAGCCTCGACCAGATGCTGGCGCGGATGGACATCGTGTCGATCAACTGCCCGCACACGCCGGCGACCTATCACCTCCTGAGCGCGCGGCGGCTGAAGCTGATGAAGCCGCAGGCCTATATCGTCAACACCGCGCGCGGCGAGGTGATCGACGAGAACACGCTGGCGCGGATGCTGGAGGCGGGGCAGCTCTCCGGCGCCGGCCTCGACGTGTTCGAGCACGAGCCGGCGGTGAACCCGAAGCTGCTCAAGCTGAAGAACGTGGTGCTCCTGCCGCATATGGGCTCGGCGACGATGGAGGGCCGCATCGACATGGGCGAGAAGGTCATCATCAACATCAAGACCTTCGTCGACGGGCACAAGCCGCCGGACCGCGTGATCCCGGCGATGCTGTAG
- a CDS encoding DUF1801 domain-containing protein, whose translation MPADVARAFDAFPGAVRRRLLAVRRLIFETAAGLDGVVPLTETLKWGEPAYLTLATASGSTVRLGRFGSSDESCAVLFHCRTSLVETFRARFPDAFAFEKNRAIVLPVSGRLPRAPLADCIAMALTYRLRRSD comes from the coding sequence ATGCCCGCGGACGTCGCCCGCGCCTTCGATGCATTTCCCGGGGCGGTCCGTCGGCGGCTGCTGGCCGTGCGGCGGCTGATCTTCGAAACGGCCGCGGGTCTCGACGGTGTCGTTCCGCTGACGGAAACCCTGAAATGGGGCGAGCCCGCCTATCTCACGCTGGCCACGGCAAGCGGAAGCACCGTCAGGCTGGGACGGTTCGGATCGTCGGACGAATCTTGCGCCGTTCTCTTCCATTGCCGGACCAGTCTGGTCGAGACGTTTCGCGCGCGGTTTCCCGATGCGTTCGCGTTCGAGAAGAACAGGGCTATCGTCCTTCCTGTCTCCGGCAGATTGCCGCGAGCGCCTCTGGCGGATTGCATCGCCATGGCACTGACCTATCGCCTTCGGCGCAGCGATTAG